The nucleotide window TCTAGACTACTTTCGCGCTCAGAGAACAAATAAATCCTGCAAGCTCTGGCGTgtattgtgaaatatttcacggATATCGAATCACTTTGAAGTTAGTGACGTTATTGTAAACGGTGCGTTTTGAggaaaaccgttatttcggGAATTTTTAACTGTTTAAAATTCAGTAATTCGTATAATAAAGCAAGTCACgctcatattttttaaattccgttCCTTCGGTCAttataaaattggaaaacaacgattttttttgtccgataataacgttactaacttcaacctcgtgatATCCAGGCATTTGATCTTATAAAgaataagagaagaaaaaaaaacacaaaatggTATCGGAATAtcatgttgaagttagtaacgttatcttAACGATCCATGctgaggaaaaatcgttatttcgcgattttggaactgttaccgtaacaaaacaaaagatactcaaattttacaatcttagttccttcaaaatcattataaaaataagaatatagTGATTTTCCCCCAACGTTTCGTTACGTCAGTAACTTCAGCGTCGTGTTGAGATAAGAAtctttaaatatttacacTGTATTATACGTGCACACGGTTGAAATTTCAGGGgtttgaagttagtaacgttatcgtaacgaaacattgaggaaaaaaatcactattttcttaattttacaatgatttttaaggaactaagatttcgaaatatgacTATTTTGCGTTACATCACGTTTCACTGAATTTCCAACAATTCTAAAATGACggaataacggtttttcctcagtACGAATCGGCACGTTAACGTGACTAACTTCAATGCGATGAAacctcatatttttttctcccactcGATCTGATaatgttaaaattttgatacGTAAAAGCATATTATCCAAAACATGATTTCACAAACGATtataggaaaaataatatatttacagaGGATCTGATAATCGTCTAAATTATCCGTGTTACAGCAATcttacttcttcttcttcggaaGCTAATAAATTCTCTCGTATAAGGTATTAGATAGGTACATATAAACAGATAAATGTATACTACATTCACGTGTTACGATTACGTTATTCCAGGGGATTCTGCCGGGGAGCGAGTTGCAGCTTTACGATCGTCCCAAGTCCTACGTGCCCAACGTCACGTTGCTTTAGGTTAGAAAGGGCTTTTTAAATACTGCGAATGGTTTCATGGCCGCAGTAAAACCGTTGCGCCATTGAACCCTTCGGAGTACAGTTCAGGTAAATTGGGGTTTTACTTTAAGGCTACGCAGTTACGCTGCAACAAGCGTGCAGATGTACGGAGAGATACCTTCGAGTGTGTCTGTCCTTGTACGAAATTCACACGTTCGTAAAATATACACAAGATTTCtcgacgaaacgaaacgacACGACCTACCGCATTGTCATCATCGCGTCGCGCAGGTATTGCATCATCTTATTTGTGAAGACAACGTCTGGACCAACGAATTCTTTATTACAGAAACAAGTGCAATGTCTCTTGACACACAACGTCAGAGAATTAACTTGCAATACTACTATACACCGGAAATCCTCTTACAGCTATAAATATTCGAATGATCGTATAATTACACGCGGTAACGATTGTTCGAGTAATATTCATCATCTCTTCGTCAAATTAACGTTATCTTAAGATAATTTTCTCGgctaagaaaaatattctcaaccATGAATGAAAGTTCAAATGCATTGATTGAAGTAAATTCGCAATTTACGCGTAGATAGATCATTGAACGAAATTTGACATGAAACCGTGTTTTCCATTAAATCTTGTGGCGAATGGATTTTATAGTTGTAATAAAAGCTGAGAAGCCGATATAATCCGACTGTTAATCAAAAACGTATACGTACACGCAATCTTAGCTTTGAATCAACGTACACGCGTATCGATTCAGTTCTTAAGAACCTCGATGAATAggcattatttattatatgttACATCGGTAACTCGACTTTATCGCTAATTCTGAGAGGATTTCCATTATCCAATATCAATAAAGGTTCGGACCTGATTCAGACGGAAGTTCATTATCGAAACAGGCATCGACCGATCTATAATCATCAGTCCGACGAACGTAGTCAAAACGCTATGAACGACTAGTCACGTGTATgacacgtatgtataatatgtgtacGTAAATCAGCCAGCATGGCAAGGAAAGCTATTAATTATAGAAACTGTGACGAAAAGAATGCCAAGGACAAATATTTAACCCATCACGGTCGCGGTATTGGACTGAGGTTACTGTCACAGtgccaagtataattattatatatacgagtaACGCATAATACGATGGACGcgtgaattatttcatttgtaCGCTTTGTATTAACCAATTTTTTCCCCAGTACAGCCTTTAATCCGATTACGCAGGGGAGTGTGTTTCAACCCGTACGAACCAGCCAGCTCATAATTACCCGCGATTTCGGTTCATAAAAGATAATTAATACGTGTAAcgtgtaattaaattaaacaCGCTGCATCGTgtataacaaatttttaaactacAATTCTACCAATTTGTGTTGTGCAAACAGTTACAAGTCTAACGAAGGCGGCAGGTGTGTTTATGATGTCATAAATGCGATAAACGTTAAGTGAACTGACTAACTCTCAAGTATGACAAGCTAACTACACCTCCTTAGGTAAATGGTTAACTTGACACACATTTTTTCCCTtcaaagagaaataaaattaaatattatcaagtttaattcaataatttcGATCTTTTGCACATTCCGAGAAACTAACAGCGATTTACCGCCAATCAATGACGACATCGACTGTCTATAGATGTTTGGTTTACTTTCACCCTCCGCAAGGGTTCTTGGGTATACTTTGAAATTCTCTATGTCAGACTGCAAACATTTGGCTCGACTTTGGATACACTCAAATAATTAGCGGCAACTCCAATCTTTTTAGACGCcagtttattttcattacgatGTCACTTTCCGTGACGTATGTTGTGACTAAATTGAAGATAGACAAACTGTACAGTAAAATTACGAAAGTCCGGGCGGTATTGGCGTCAATGACGCGTCAGTGAGGTCATATCCACCTGGCTACCCATCCGGGAATTACACCTCGCTTCGGACCTGACATGACTTTTCTATATGCCTGAgtacacacgcacgcacgtgTTAAAGCCGCGCGTAACGTAGCAACGGTGATTTTTCGACACGTGAGAAAATTAGGAATATCCATAATACTGATCTACTATTACGTATCtttgttgtgaatttttttttacatctgcGGAGTCATTAACAATACCAAATTACTCAGGGTATCAATTTATAGGATTTAGAACAACAATACAGACATATTATCGTAAATGAGTGAACACGGAACGGGTAAATCGCTTCGACattagaaagaaagaaagaaagaaagaaaatgaaagaaacgcATGTTTTATGTATAACGAGGTCGCCTCTCTTTCTCCCCGATTCGTCTTGGCAAGCTACGCACTACATTTATCACAGGGGGCAAATACATCCAGTGACATCGTCGAATCGGTATCATTCGTACCTTCATACTCTGCTTTTACTTTTTGAGACTGAGTTTCCTGCAGTGCCGATATGAGCACGTCCCTCTCCTCGGGTGTCAGGCGTACAGCGAGATCCCTCGCCTGTTGCTTAGATAAAATCGGCGGGGTCTCGGGGGTCTCGACGTTCCGTGGAGCACCAGCAGTAGCAGTACTTGTGGTAGCTGTAGTAGCCGAGGGGGAAACCCCCGTTGTCATAGATGCCCGCAATCGGAGGTCCGTTGACCCCCGTGACGTCGGTAACATGCGCTTATTCGGAGTCCTGCAGCACGACGACGAGCTGCTCGAGGATTTTTTAGACATTAAATATAATTCACTGCCACAGCACATGGTATGGGAATAATTGTCATATATCGACAGTTTTCTCAACGTTGATGCACCGATTCCGGGCCCAAACTTCGCCAAACACTGCAATGACGTCACAGGTCCACTCATTCTcgtttcgaaactttttactCTACTCTTTTGATTTTACAACCAATAATATATTCATTCGCTTTTCAATACTATCTATGCGGCACCTATTTATATCTATGGCACTCTTTATCGACTGAACATTTACGTTGCACGCTCGAACACAACTCACCGACTCTGCGAATCTGGGCtcactgactgactgactgactgaccgGAGTCTAGATCCCCTGCGGTGACCTACGCTCTCTACCGGCATCAGCCGCTCGCGTCGATGCGACgactcctccccctccccctccccccaccccTGCCCTACCCATTCTGATTCGTCGGTGATGTATACATATTCAAATTTCCTGGATGTATGTCCACGGAGTTGATCCAATTCCCTGTTCTGCGATCCCTTCATTTCTCGGATGAGTACGTGGGATTTTCGATTCTTCCTTATGTATTATtagtatataataaatttctgtCTTCGGTTTTCCCTATTCTTCGTAGTTTAATGCCGTAAGGCGGGATCCAAGTAAACCAAAATGAATTGAATAGAATTGAGTACGTCCAAAAACGCAGTTAATTAGAATTAATgcaaattgaaatgttttatGGGCTAATTCTTTTGAATTTGTTATAATTCATGTTAATTCCTATTTTACCGTGTGCAATTCGATTTAGTTTACTGGGATAACACAACTCCGGCTATGCTTCCATATTTGCCGTATTTGACGAAatggcaataaaaaaattaacgtgtATGAAATATCCAATCTGCAATGATATCGTTCAAACGAATTTTAATTACAACTGCGATAACTGATACAACGAATTAAAAcctttttaattaattctcAGTCACGAATGATTCACGCAAAAGCAAATCGcgcaatgataaaatttcattcatgaTTCCGTTAAAGAAATGAATTGTAAAAGGgagtaataaaatttagagTACGCAATATAAGTACAACACTGATCAGTAATCTCTGCACAGAAAATACACAATGAGATGACTAATTTCATGATGAGTctcatttgtttttcaatttgatttaCAGCGCCCTCAGAGCGAGCAATTCGTGACGGATTTTTTTTGAACTAAGCATCGACAACAGTGACCCCTACTGCAAAACTAGTGGATATGCGAATTCGAGAAGATATTTAAGTTAGGTTTGTTTACGACCGTCGAAGAGTTTCTTTTCGAaaagattattttcaagaaGTATATACGGGTATGGATTTTAGTCAACTGTTCTGATCCATAGTTTTCTACAGTTTGGCTAACTACTCTGTCGATAtttgatacgaatttttataataagtTTACTTTACATAAACTCAACTGCCGCACCGTATTTCTGTTCGATATTCACATTTCACGTTTTTGCGAATTATTTTCCGTTAAGTTCTCCACAAATAATAAAAGCGATCAATTTATAgtcatccatccatccatccatccatccatccatccatttATCCAGCGGTATTAGGCAGATAGAAAAATCCGTTTATGTTCATCAAATGTCAATTTCTGTTTCCAGGATAAAGAAGATCGTTAATAATGGCAAGCACGTCGAGCGATCAGTCGTCCACGGCACAGAAAACATGGGAAATGACAAATAACGTTGAGACCATAAGCACAGCAGATGAAATCTATCGATACGATCGTCAGGAGCAGCTTGATATACTCGCTGCGAAACCATGGGAAAAAGAGTATGAACTATGCCTGCTCAGTTATTTCAATATCCGAGAGAAAATCCACTCATCAATCTATACTGAACAcgtctgcaatttttttttcgtgtttttaCCATATCCGTCTCTAATTTAGTAATAACTATCAAGTAACTGATCTATTATTGACTAAAATTTGATCTTTTCAGTCCTCACTTCTTCAAAGACATCAAAATATCGGCGCTAGCTTTGCTGAAGATGGTTATGCATGCCCGATCCGGCGGAACTCTTGAGGTCATGGGATTACTCTTGGGAAAAGTAACGGCGAATACTATGCTCGTCATGGATTCGTTCGCTCTTCCCGTTGAGGGTACTGAAACTCGAGTCAATGCCCAGGCCCAAGCATACGAATATATGACCGCTTACATCGAGGCTGCTAAACAGGTAATGGTGAATCAATATTTTTGGGTTGTAAAATGTGCCAAGACTTTCACCTCCATTGGCTGAATCAATACTGATACATTCTACAACTGTATTACAGAGTAGACAAAAAAATGGGACTGACGACATTTTTTCAGGTTGCCCGTCACGAAAATGCCATCGGTTGGTATCACAGTCACCCGGGTTACGGATGCTGGTTATCAGGAATTGACGTCTCCACTCAGAtgttgaatcaaaattttcaagaaccATTCGTAGCGATTGTAATTGACCCTGTTAGAACTATTTCAGCTGGAAAAGTATGCCTTGGAGCTTTCAGAACATATCCCAAggttaatataataaatgattTGAACACAATTACTAGGAAATTatacctgaatttttttgatttaattattttcgtgCCGTTTAATTCCCACAGGGTTATAAACCACCCAACGACGAGCCATCAGAGTACCAAACAATACcgttgaataaaatcgaagACTTTGGAGTACACTGCAAGCAGTACTATTCCTTGGAAGTAACGTATTTCAAATCCTCCCTTGATCGTCGACTGCTTGATTCTCTCTGGAATAAGTACTGGGTTAACACGTTGAGCTCGTCCAGTTTGTTGACGAATGCCGACTACACGACTGGACAGATATTTGATCTTTCCGACAAACTGGAACAGTCTGAAGCAGCACTTGGTCGAGGAAACATGCTCGCCGGATCTAATGATCCTTACGACCGTCGGAGCGAGGACAAACTCGTCAAAACGACAAGAGATAGCTGTAAAACTACAATTGAAGTTATACATGGTCTTATGGCTCAAGTTATCAAAGATAgacttttcaatcaatttggaACCGGCAAAAAAGACTCTTAAGCTTATTTTCTCTTACAGTGCAGTTTTTCTATTGTATACCTATTAttaaaaagataaataaataataatattgtgaTTTGCAACAAATTTACTATGTTCAATACGAAAATCATTCCAATCATAATGAGAATATTACAAATCAGAGGTGATAATGTAACTGGTTACCAAATCGTAACTACTTCTGTCCctatacattattttatttaaaaatgcaAAGTTTACTagatgtcaaaatttttataagaATCTGTTATGACTTTGTAGTATCCTACTCCACATATATTCCAATGAATTATGACTTGTACAGTTGAAGCTGCTGAGTTGCAGTAGTATATTCATGAATTCACACACAGGCACAAACTTCCcaataaattcattttgtcTTTCAGCGCAGTGCTTTTAAACAGTAATTACAGTAACAAGTCAAAGTTTTATGTAATACAAAGTAACAGTATTCAATTATTgtggaataaaaatacgttttattttcacaccTTGACTCACTAAAAAGTATATACAGCATCTTTATCATTATCCATTATCATTGTAACCGataaatatacacacatttacacataggtatgtatatacatatatttataaatgcgtatatatttatataaaactCAAATAATTATGAGAACAAGTAGGCAGGGTTCATCCCTATTGGAGGGCTGAAACTTCTTTGTCAACATAATCATGCATACACTCAGTTACACGTATCCTGCAGATTAACTGCAATCACCCGTTACGAACACAATTCACAAGGGACGGACCTAATATACGAAAAATCCTAACTACCGATAAAATCGGTGCAATAGTGCATGTCCACAATCCTTTGTAACCAAGCAGTAACTTAAAGTTACAAGattaatatgttttttttttgtaaatttatctTTACAATACTTTAAGTACAACCTTGCCATTAATATTTAATTGCCAATTTCCAGGCACATATATGATTTCTTTCAACTACAGCTCAACTGACATCATAATTACCTCTCTCTGCCTTTCGATAAACAACACTTAAGCAAATATTGAagcaaaatcttttttttttgaatttgcaaaAGTGCCTAACGCAACGATGTAAGCATACAACagcgataaaataaatattatacgtattcaTACATTATATTAAACGCGTGAATTAGCGATTCATTGGTGCAGctaaatgaatatataataacaaatattaaaaattatagtcCAAATACAGTAATAGTGGAGACGAGGTACGATAGAATTTAAATGTAGCAGAATCCAGAGAGAGGAAAAACTTGGGATTGTCAGGGGGATTCGGTACAATACAATGCTGTAATTTATAAAGGGAATCCTCGGTCTTCAAGACCTTAATAGTTCCCGCATTTgttacgtacatacgtataatttgGGATGTAAAATTATGACATGAGTAGCAAATGTTTTAATATTCAGTCCTCAGCCCtccaatgataataattaatcaaggATTCTACGTCTAACAAGGATTCTAGCAACTCATTCCTATTAGTTGGGTGAATCGCATTAAATCATTTTATCCAACATAACTTGATAGATAGTTATAATTGTACATAAAACGATTGTAGCAATGTTATTTacgataattaacaaaattatCATACACGTAGTACTACAAATATCCCTCCCCCCTGGCCCCCtgccaaaaattaaaaataaacaaaaaaaaaaaaacaatgttcaTGAGCCccaattatttattgtatataatatagtcACGTTTGGCATGACAATTTCTATCTAATATGTACAAAGTAATTGAgttcattttcaatcaaaacGAAGAAGGGAAAACCGAGTCAAGTATCAAATCAACAGAGCGGGGCAATATATTGTGGATGGTTGTGAGAGTAGTAAAAGATATTATAAAAACAAGCACCCTTCACCCGCACTTTCCAATCGACTCGTCTTCgcagataataatatttttttctcttcttctctaaATGTTTCACCATTTTGATTCCCTTACTTGATGTGGCAACTTAAAGCGAATTGTATCGACGATTCCTCTGCGAGTTTAATCGTCACCGAAGTTTATAGTTAAACTACTATAATTTGCAGTGATTTAACTGTGTGCACCTGTACGTGTTATCATTAATCATGGCGACAATACACTTAATTTCAATGGTCAAATCGTATATGAAAGTAATCGATGtccaaatataaaaattcaatttttacgttttctttttgcaattttgttttgtatcatcaataataaatagCTAATGCAAGTCATGagataaatattcaaaaattttattgtaatgaATTTACTGcgttattttgatttttgatgtTTCATCTTATAAATACATGCTTGCATAGCGTAACATAATCCATGTTTTGTATtgctttcaaaaaattcataaggGAATAAATCCGGTATCACAGTAATAATactaatgataataataataataattttacacgttattattaatatagtGGTATCttatattgatttttataGTACATACACAACGGTTCTTCTTGCGTACACGTGGAGAGTTAGAGCGACCAATCCtgtaaaaattcttgaaattttttttacaaatattattttgaatcttCTTTCTCCGCAGGCTTTGTTGTCAGATTCACTCGTATCACATTTCAcagatttttcttattattatcatttgttttttgttgctttttttcctttcattgtTTTATAACCAACGATCAGGTATAATTTgagaatataaatttcttatatgtatatctatataccaTGAGCCTTTTGTTACACTCGTCCAGTTCAATTTGATTGTTAGGTGATCGTGGAGGTGAGACGGTGTGGGGAGGGGTTCTTCAGTCTGATCAGACTTGTATGATTAGGCAGACATATGTACAATTGGTTTTTCTATAGTGTCTTGTCACTGCCATGCCAGCGGCGGAAAGTTGTTCACCTCCGTTTGTTCCAATACGGGCCCCGAATCTCCCGTATACGAAATACGCAATCGCATCCTAAGCGCTGCCTGTAGTTTGACATAGTTGAAGGAAAAAACGTTTATCAGATAGTCCTAGTATCGATTAGAATTACCACACGAGTCACTAAAAAGTACAGTTTCTTCTGTCACGCATTAAAATACACGGAAATGTATTTCAGATGTGATTTTCATTTACTCAACAGTTAAATAATTACTAGATTATCATGTTCGTGAATTATTCTGATTGGAACAGCAATGCGTCTTGGAAAAATAGACTACTTTTTATGAGACTCGTTTGAAGCAATAAATTTCTCTGAACGATACTGCAGACTTACTTTGTTGATGTTTGTTACTTTCATAACTTGAGTTACTTGACCCGATGGAGGTATGACGGTGCCTGAAGGTGACAGCATTTGTAATTGGAATGTCTAAAAAAGTTTTAGGGAATTGATTTACCATTTCTTTCAGAATCTAAATAAGgtttacaatgaatttatacCTTGGGAACTGCGGCTTGGAATAAGAATTCGGTCAGTTCCATAGAACCAACATTTTGAGCCAACATGTTGATCACCAACAAGTCTGGAGTCTCTGATGGTCGCTCTAATTTGAGTACGATTTTAAGGCCTAATTTATCAAAGGCAACCAGACTTGGTATttctgtaaagaaaaaaattacttatttTCCATCGATAATAAAAAGTCTTAATTTAAAGAAATATACTCATGCTTCAAGTTACGAACCATTTTGAACCGGGGACGAGTTGAGAAGGCCATCGACAAGGAAATTGGACGTATTGGTTGGGCTAAAGATTTGTGGAGTCGATTGGACCTGTGGAAAAGAAGGCGGAGCTGAAATAGGTGTGCTCAGATCTAACCCTCCAAGTAGATCGAGAAGGTCATTGTTATTAATGACTGGCGCCGCAGTAACTGGAATATTGTTATCCACCACAGCTGGGATTTCAGTATCAAAGTCCGAACTTCCAAGCAAATCCAGCAGAGCGCTCTGTAAAAGAAATGCAAAATGAATACATAATTACAATCTTCATCCTGAATAAGGTTCATTGATGTCTACAGTAGGAATAATTCAACTTACCGAGTCTGATGGAGCAGCAACAGGTAGCTGTTCCAAAATCATAGTTTTATCTTCCTCGATTTCAGACTCTCCGTTAACTAATCCGATGATTCCATTTGCCTGTGGTTTGGCAGTCTCCATAGGAGGCATTCTTTCCAGTAATGCGGTCCTCAAGTGTTCATATTTTCTAAATAACTGCGAGAATTCAACTCCGCGTTGCTGAAGCTCAATGTGTAAATTGCTCCCAAACGTATCAATAATTTGTcgaatttttctgtaaaatgaAAGTGGCATACTGCATCGTGTTACTTTggtagtaaaataaaaaccatAACTGGGACATACATAACgataaaattagatttttaagagaaaaaaaataaaaataagaaaagaaaagaaacaaccATAGTTCGCCACATCAGCTGTAATAACTCGCGAGATTACTCTGTTCTAATGATTAAAAATCGTGTGTCTGAGATTAAATTTACTCTTGCCTTGAGCACTTTCAAAGTGGCTGAATACAAAAGAATAAGCAACTATACTTACTCGTTGCCTTGTTGGAAACGAGTGCTGAGTTTCGTGAGTGACAGTAAAGTGTACTGTTTCGTAACTACGGTATTTTGTGGACTCCACAGTAACCTTTGATAGACATCAATGACTTCATCTTCAGTTAGCTGGCAAACACGTAGACAGGTATAAATGTTAGCCATGAATTCCACGCCTTCTGGGTCAAATCAATAAGTATGACCATTAACCTGATCTTAATTCCCTCTAAATTTAACTCACATTTACAGGTGCTTCGACGTCTTCACTTGGCGGACCATAAAGTAACAAATCACCGTACTCCCCGATGCACCAAGTCGCCACTTGAGCCAATGGCTGCTTATCGGCAGTATCCCTTTCCAAAGCGCGCCAAAGTGCACAAACCGCATATCCTTGCTGTGCCTGTGCCTCCGATATCAACTGAATTGTACAAGCGACGACGTCATCTCTCACGTAATTGCCGGCCTGAGAACAAACGAGTTCTATAATAGAGCAtcgataatttattaaaaaacagtTCTGATGAgttaaaaatctttcaaatcTCATAGTAACTTCACGTCCACTCATTACTTTGGAACACTATTCACTCACTGCGACTAAAACTTTGAAGAGCGTTTCAAGGTGCCAACGTTTGTTAGGAGCAAATCTTTCCGCCGACATGACGATGTTGCTACTACATTGAGCTTTGAATTCAGGATCGGCTCGTTCTAGAAAGAGCAATAATTCTTTCATCATAGTTCTTATGTTGTTTGAGTTCACTAGAGCGAAGCTAAGCTCCATTGCACGCCGCCTTATCGAAACATCAGGATCCTTTAGGCACTcctgcaaatttattttatgttgTGAAATAAAAGCATGTCTCGTATGGATATTTAGGATAAAGGAACGAAAATCGACATACCAAAATTGTGGAACGGTGTCTCTGCACAGCACTCGTATCAACATACACAGTCTTCAAAAGGGTGTTTAACGCGACgtaacgaatatttttatcgttattcaataaaaatctACCGAGAATATTGACGGCCAGAACTCTCAAGCCGCTCTCTGACTTTATATCCATAATAGACAGAACCGTTTCGTACAATATCGTATTTCCAACGTTCTTACTGGTTTCCGTGTTTGTTGCCACTTGCGCCAGGATATCATTCATAGCTTCCGATGCATCGACATCGTTTCTTCCCAAAATTCGTAAAAGTCGCAGAATTTTCACTTGAAGGAAAGGATCTGATACTCCAGATACGTCGTGCTCTGGAGAATATCCAGCAAGTATTAAATTCTTTAAAATCCGTACGAGGTTGGGAACAATCTGAaataaacagattttttttcctcacaatttgtatacataaatgTGTATTAAAACAgtaatatataatgtaaaacactattttttaacattatttGCGACACATATTGACATATATTTTACATACCTAAAAAGTAAACAGCAATAGAAATGAAAGGTAATTGAAGCAGATGATCTTTGCTTTAACAGatcatatttaaatttataacaaaattttgctataattgattaaatgaGACGATCAATCAACCGTTCAATCAAGTTCATTTGCTGTTCAATATTACCTAGTAATGTTTTACTATTTGATTACTTATAGCAGCGTTTTGCAATGCATATAAAAACATATAACCGGAAGTTTTCGCAGTGTACAACCGCCGAATACCAGGAAGTTATAAAGAGTCTGCTTTGATTAGATCACTTTGAATTCTCGGTTGCGGATCAAAATGGAAAGCAACTGGCTCACGACAGTTAACTGTTGATCGTTAGTATACACTATTTGTATTtaaagtatgaaaataattcttacaGTAAAGTAAGAACTTCGGTTCAGGATCATAGCAAGATAACATAAAATTCAAACTATGTACGAGGATAAACCAAGAGAGAAACTGTGCCATGCCTAACATGCACTAACAcagtatatttcaaaataatttacctCTCGATGGCCGCATTCCTAAATAGGACAAAACTTAATTTAAGGATCATTGAAGTAGTGAAACTAGTCAGTTATTCATTACTATACTCACAGCTGACGATAATGATAGGTAACACAACATTCAATGCATGCTTGATTGGTTCAGATAACATTAGAAATCAGGAATTACAGAATAATGACCTCGGACAGAAATCGTGTATTGTCAACGCAAAAATACTTTGTAGGGTAGTCTTTTTCACGC belongs to Neodiprion lecontei isolate iyNeoLeco1 chromosome 5, iyNeoLeco1.1, whole genome shotgun sequence and includes:
- the LOC107219181 gene encoding AP-1 complex subunit gamma-1 isoform X7; the encoded protein is MFNPAFNMASIKQAINEAVERVRMPAPTRLRDLIRQIRAARTAAEERTVVNKECAYIRSTFREEDSVWRCRNIAKLLYIHMLGYPAHFGQLECLKLIASPRFTDKRIGYLGAMLLLDERQDVHLLITNCLKNDLNSSTQFVIGLALCTLGAIASPEMARDLAAEVERLMKSPNAYIRKKAALCAFRIIRRVPELMEMFLPATRSLLTEKNHGVLITGVTLITEMCENSIDTLNHFKKECGHREIVPNLVRILKNLILAGYSPEHDVSGVSDPFLQVKILRLLRILGRNDVDASEAMNDILAQVATNTETSKNVGNTILYETVLSIMDIKSESGLRVLAVNILGRFLLNNDKNIRYVALNTLLKTVYVDTSAVQRHRSTILECLKDPDVSIRRRAMELSFALVNSNNIRTMMKELLLFLERADPEFKAQCSSNIVMSAERFAPNKRWHLETLFKVLVAAGNYVRDDVVACTIQLISEAQAQQGYAVCALWRALERDTADKQPLAQVATWCIGEYGDLLLYGPPSEDVEAPVNLTEDEVIDVYQRLLWSPQNTVVTKQYTLLSLTKLSTRFQQGNDMPLSFYRKIRQIIDTFGSNLHIELQQRGVEFSQLFRKYEHLRTALLERMPPMETAKPQANGIIGLVNGESEIEEDKTMILEQLPVAAPSDSSALLDLLGSSDFDTEIPAVVDNNIPVTAAPVINNNDLLDLLGGLDLSTPISAPPSFPQVQSTPQIFSPTNTSNFLVDGLLNSSPVQNEIPSLVAFDKLGLKIVLKLERPSETPDLLVINMLAQNVGSMELTEFLFQAAVPKTFQLQMLSPSGTVIPPSGQVTQVMKVTNINKAALRMRLRISYTGDSGPVLEQTEVNNFPPLAWQ
- the LOC107219181 gene encoding AP-1 complex subunit gamma-1 isoform X2 codes for the protein MWPYYETEDWSVLPPELNRRFNPAFNMASIKQAINEAVERVRMPAPTRLRDLIRQIRAARTAAEERTVVNKECAYIRSTFREEDSVWRCRNIAKLLYIHMLGYPAHFGQLECLKLIASPRFTDKRIGYLGAMLLLDERQDVHLLITNCLKNDLNSSTQFVIGLALCTLGAIASPEMARDLAAEVERLMKSPNAYIRKKAALCAFRIIRRVPELMEMFLPATRSLLTEKNHGVLITGVTLITEMCENSIDTLNHFKKIVPNLVRILKNLILAGYSPEHDVSGVSDPFLQVKILRLLRILGRNDVDASEAMNDILAQVATNTETSKNVGNTILYETVLSIMDIKSESGLRVLAVNILGRFLLNNDKNIRYVALNTLLKTVYVDTSAVQRHRSTILECLKDPDVSIRRRAMELSFALVNSNNIRTMMKELLLFLERADPEFKAQCSSNIVMSAERFAPNKRWHLETLFKVLVAAGNYVRDDVVACTIQLISEAQAQQGYAVCALWRALERDTADKQPLAQVATWCIGEYGDLLLYGPPSEDVEAPVNLTEDEVIDVYQRLLWSPQNTVVTKQYTLLSLTKLSTRFQQGNDMPLSFYRKIRQIIDTFGSNLHIELQQRGVEFSQLFRKYEHLRTALLERMPPMETAKPQANGIIGLVNGESEIEEDKTMILEQLPVAAPSDSSALLDLLGSSDFDTEIPAVVDNNIPVTAAPVINNNDLLDLLGGLDLSTPISAPPSFPQVQSTPQIFSPTNTSNFLVDGLLNSSPVQNEIPSLVAFDKLGLKIVLKLERPSETPDLLVINMLAQNVGSMELTEFLFQAAVPKTFQLQMLSPSGTVIPPSGQVTQVMKVTNINKAALRMRLRISYTGDSGPVLEQTEVNNFPPLAWQ